GCAGAAGCTCGGCCGCGAGCCCATGCCGGAAGAGATCGCCGAAGAGATGGAGATGCCGCTCGAGAAGGTGCAGATGGTGCTCAAGATCGCGAAGGAGCCCATCTCGCTCGAGACGCCGATCGGCGAGGACGAGGACTCACATCTGGGCGACTTCCTCGAGGACAAGAAGCGCCCGTCGATCACCGACGAGGTGATCCAGCGCAACCTCGCGGCGCACACGCGCAAGGTGCTGTCGACGCTGACTCCGCGCGAGGAGAAGGTGCTCAAGATGCGCTTCGGCATCGGCGAGCGCTCCAACCACACGCTGGAGGAGGTCGGCCAGGACTTCGCGGTCACCCGCGAACGCATCCGCCAGATCGAGGCGAAGGCGCTGCGCAAGCTGCGCCATCCGTCGCGAGC
The Myxococcota bacterium DNA segment above includes these coding regions:
- a CDS encoding sigma-70 domain-containing protein; this encodes QKLGREPMPEEIAEEMEMPLEKVQMVLKIAKEPISLETPIGEDEDSHLGDFLEDKKRPSITDEVIQRNLAAHTRKVLSTLTPREEKVLKMRFGIGERSNHTLEEVGQDFAVTRERIRQIEAKALRKLRHPSRARVLRAFVD